A stretch of DNA from Cryptomeria japonica chromosome 4, Sugi_1.0, whole genome shotgun sequence:
CCTTTGCACTTATTCTATTTCCACATTCTTCTATGCAATATAGGATCTTTTATTGaagtaaattaatatttaattcaatattatgagtcctatttcactttcatacatcaacactttattatttgggccGTTAATttaagtgtgccctttatcttatttcattttatgcttatatgggtcctatgccattttaaagttcaatgcacTTTTTCCTGCACTTAAATATTCTCATTTTTCATACAAATTGCATTTTTGGTATCAAGGCCCTATTATCtcacgaccctaaaaatttggccATATTTTGCTGGGTCAATGTCACTAAGCAATGTTGATCGACACAATTTGGCTAAATTTTTGGGTGGATAATACGGTGACCTTGTCATTTCGAAAACTATCCCCAATGtgaaaaaatgattattttaagttggacaaaaggtgattttactttgagatcccAATATAAATCATCTCATTATTACATCCACAAGTTCCATTTCTAGAGCTATCATTTCAATTCAAGAGCATATCTAAGTCTAAGAAGTGGCTAGCTACAACAAGGCATCttcaattatatttttatgatgaaTTTACAATGTGTTTtattatgatttatcatgttattgtgcATCAACAAatgaaggacttatcctaagagtattgcatcatcaatttaaggtataatcatttcaatttagaCTTCTATTTTCAATTCATCATTGTTGTCAAGTTGACTCCCAACCCGCgttttgactaaggcaaatccctatGTAGCCCCAAACACCAATTTTCTCCTCTTGTGTGCATATCCAAACTCAGAAACATGTTATAGGCTCAGACATACTACACAAGAGCACAATACAAACAGAAATAGACTCGAAGAGACCTAGTTCACCAAAGAATAAGaagactagggtgcctagcacccctATCCACTAGGACTAAAGTAGCTAGTGCCATAGTCTAGGCATTTTGACCTAAGAATTGACCAAAAAGAAGGTTAGGAGCTCTTGAGATCATTTTGGTATATGTTTAGCATTTGGACACCTATGTGGATAAGGGCACTTACCAACAATTTCATCTCACATTTTTGTTACAAGTTCCTCTCCACATCCCTTTTCTAGATCTTGGTTTGTTCTTCGTTTACCAATTCTACATTTGTTTGTTCATGAACTGGTTTGCACCTTTTAGCCCAGTTCTTTACATTTGATTCATTTctcattcaatcaattcaaatcaatcaatAAGAGCAACAATCATTCAAGTGTTCATCTCACCAATAGGTCTGAATTTGAGGCCTAATTGTTTATTTCTCTAATGTAACTAATGGGATTGGCTTTGATTCCTAATTTTTATGTTTAAACTAGTGAATCCCTATTTTCCCACATTACACTTTGAAAGAATGATTTAAACCTATTGCACCAACTTACTGAAATCTAAGGATGAAGCAATAAGAGATGGAGTGTCCTCAATTGTAGATGCAATAGTATGTCTAGGAGATGAAGTATCCTCAATTGTGGATGCAATAGTATGTGAAGGAGATGAAATAACCTCAACTATAGATGAACAAAATGTGGAGGAGATGGAATATCCTCAACTATAGATTAGCGAGATGCATCCACACAAGATGGAGTAACAAAAGTCTCAATATTAGCCAAGGTAACATCACAATTTGATGAAGATTCAAAGTCTTCATGCAATTATTGGATGATGGTCCAAGGAGTGAAAGGACACTCAGTGTGCTCTATGTGATGAAAATATATCTCATAAACTTTAATACCTATTAGTCCAATATAGACCTTATCAGTTTTGTTAAGACATGTAAACTTCTATTATTCATCATCTAGCTTAAGATGCTAGAAAGGACCAAAAGCAAGTCGATGTGCATAATTCCAAATGCCAAATCGATCAACAATTACAATTGAAATTAACAGTGTAATAACCAATGCTAATACAAAGGGAACAACACCAAGAGGAATAACTATCAAATGATCTTACTCCATATCCATGTCAAGTGAATCCAAATAGCCAGGTCGACACCAAAAGATGCCAAATTAATGCAAATCAACACCAAACGAGAAAGTTCAATGCCAAAATAGAAAGTCCAATGCCTACATATTGTTGTTTGGTGTCAAATATTGTAAATCAACTATCAATTTTGCTACTAGGAGGGAAAAATGTAGGTTtcaaacattcaaaatgaaatGTATTGAATTTGCCAATTCAAGTGCAAGTTCACATTAATTTACAAATGAGCAATCTTTGCAATACACTTTCTAAAAATTCTAGGACATTTTACAAATATTGATCTGTTGTTTACAAATATTTAAACATGAAGATAGATTACTCTAATATTCCAACAAATATTCTCAAATATTGGCAAATATTTTcataaaacaaaaaagaaattaCAAAATTTTGTGAACGTTTTCACAAAATTGCAAATATTTGCTACAAGtatgaaaaaaattagaaatactAAACAAatttcaccaaaaaattgcacatttATATTGAGTTTGCACAAACCAAACTGAATTTGCAACCTTCAAACTCTATTTAGCAACACTCACTTTAAATCTTTGAAATGAACTTGTTTGCAAAATTATTTGCACcaacaaggctctaataccatgtagaaaTTGCTAAGAATACTAAGAAAGATGGAAACAATAAATGAGAGTAAGGtgtaggcaaaatagaagattgatTGAGTGGGTTTCTACATTAGAATTGAAATTATATAGAAAAGGAGAAATATTCTACCTAAAACCCTTACTAACTTCCCACATAGGCATAACTACATGCCAACTAAGTCGATGATCAATCTACACCAACAATAGAAATCAAGCCTTTCACTCAACTACATTTGAGAGGGAATTCGATGTCCACCAAGGGCAACAATATAATATGAGCTAAATTGTAGATGTGAGAAGCCTTTAGGAATAAAGATAATTTGAAACACAAATCTAGACTTGAATCATgacaacaagatataaatctaggAAAAAGTaacatagatatgtgtgtgggcagAAAGATATTTAGTCTAAATACCATAACAAACAAGAAGTCAAGATATGCAACAAAACATCGGGATATGATTTAAGACATGGAGCACAAAATTATTAATTTAAGGCTcatcaaaataaattttatatCATTTATCAACAAGGGCCAAACAAAGAATCAATTAGGCAAACATGAAACCATAAAATACATTTTTGGGACATAGCCAACAAGTTCCAAGAGAATTCAAGTGTCACAAGTGCATGAGTAGATTATATTTAGGATATAGAGTTCTAGTAAAGTGCATAGCGTTTTCTCAAGTGATTCTAAGACTAAAATCATTGCTTCAAAATGGTTCCATGTTTAGGAGGccaattttttttcatttatttcattaGATATAATGTACAAGGTTGTCAGTTGTCTCAATTTTTGTTAGAGTTTTGTCTTGGAATTCGGGTTCTCTAAAATAAGTTTCTTATGTCTTTAATTGATCTatattatttggtttatttttctttcaaatttaatCTATAAATTTCCtacaaaatgaataaaaaatgaCTTCAACATCATAAATTTCTGAACTTAATTACAAttcaacatatgaatatgaaatttTACCACATTAATTACTTCTAAACAACTTTCTTCAATTATCTGATATACATATTTATTATAGTTTACTGTTGTGCTTGGAAATCTTTATTATAGTTTAATGCTTGATTTTTAATACTACTAACGTCATCAAGATGTTGTTGTTGCTTCTCCAAGAGGCTAaagattgtattttttttattagataTAGTGTACAAGGTTATCGATTGTTTCACTTGTGTTAGAGTTGAAATTTACATTCTCTAAAATAAATTTCTtgtatttttaattgatttaaattgtttggttataaatttcttataaaatgaatttaacaatatcaattTTAATGCTTGAATTTTTATGTTACTAACCTCACAAAATTTTACCACATTGGTTATTTCTAAATAACTTTCTTGTGTCATATCTGGGATGTACACTTCTATGATGTGGCTCTTCACATTCTTTATTTTTTATCCAAGTCAAAACGCCACACACCTCAAAGTTGAGAAAATTGCATCTAACCAAACCAGAGGTTGACAAATCATAACAATCAATCTTTTGCTTTAAGCTCCAAAAATGGAGGTTGAGGTGGTAGATTTTGAGGGATCTGTAACATTATTTAATCTTTTTTAAAGGACTATTCGCTGGACAAAACAATTTATACAATTTGTTTTCCAGAAAATGTAGGTTTAAATTTGATGAAACATAGTAATTCGAGGTCGCACCAGACGTGTGATACTAAGTTACGTAGTCCACCCAAAGTTATATGTTTGCTTTAACGTTTCCCTTATATTTCTTATGCTTACCCAACAAACTCTTGTCGGACATTTTATTAAGATTTACGTCTGTGGCTTCCTTTATTCTGTGTATAAAGGACCAAGGAGTCAAAGTTAGTGAAGTAAAGAGAGtaacaaagaagaaaagaaaaagaagaagagaagaaaaagaagtttgAGAAACAATGGGGAGAGCAGTGAACTCAGTGCTGACAACAGTGACAGTCTTTCTTGTGCTTCTTTCTATTTCAGTCTGGATGGTAGAGGGAAAAACCAGGcattataaatatgatgtaagtttTGTTGAGTTATGTCTGTTCTAAAAATCAATGGATTTGAGGTTGTTACAATGTGAGTCTATTTGGTGTGGAACTCAAATTTGTAAGCATTGTATGTTGGGGTTTAGCATACATACATTTTATAGATTCGATTTAAACAGCACATTTTAAGTTTCAATTTGTTTAGGTGGTTCATCTTAAATCACACTAATGAAGGATCCTATTAGAAATATAGAGTTTGATTTCAAAGCTCGACAGTTCTATAATTTGTTCTTGCTAATACAAACACAAAGTCTTTTAAAAATGAACTTTTTAATCTTGATTTGATATGAACTAAAATTCACAGGTATTTGATTCTTAGTTATATTTGGCCAAAACCATCTAGAATTGAACTCAACCTCAACCGAACCTTACAAGGACTATATCTCAAGATTCAACTTGATCTTACTATGAATGACTTTGCAATCTATGGTGCAGATACAATTACAAGGATTATATCTTAATATTCACCTTGATCTTACTATGAATGGCTTTGCAATCTATGGTGCAGATACAATTGAAGAATGTTAGCAGACTGTGTCATAGCAAGCCCATTGTCACAGTGAATGGACAGTTCCCTGGGCCAACTATTTATGCTAGGGAGGGTGACACAGTGCTCATCAACCTCACTAATCATGTCAAATACAACCTTTCCATCCACTGGTATGGTCTATAGTATTGCTACTATTGATTCAGATTTATATATGCTTTGTGGTGGGTTTGAATTGTGGTTGGAATTGTCATTGCAGGCATGGTATAAGACAGCTGAGGACAGGATGGGCTGATGGGCCTGCTTATATCACTCAATGCCCAATTCAAACTGGGCAGTCTTATACTTACAACTTCACCATTACTGGGCAACGAGGGACACTCTTCTGGCATGCTCATATTCTATGGTTGAGAGCAACAGTCTATGGAGCCCTTGTTATTTTACCCAAACTAAATGTGCCTTATCCATTCCCCAAACCCGATAAGGAAATCACATTGATTCTAGGTCAGTGAAAGGGTTAATCAACTGTTGGATTATAGTTGATTTGATTTCATGACTAGTATCACAATTAGTGAGTAATGGTTTCTTGTGGATGCAGGGGAGTGGTGGAATGCAGATGTGGAAGCTGTTATAAATGCAGCACTCAAGTCAGGAGGAGCACCCAATGTATCCGATACTCACACCATTAATGGAAAACCAGGTCCTCTAGGCACCTTCACATGTCCTACTAAAGGTAAGCAAGCGGTCAGCCTCAAGTAAGGATTTTTTCATTAGACTCCTGAGTTTCATTCTTTATTTTCATcagattttttctaaaaaatttatAAAGTGGGACTTACCATACAAgcaaaattgaataaaagaattaCAAATCCTAAGGGTTCTCACAATTCTTGCTAAAAATTGTGTGTTATGAATGATGAAATCTTATAACAaagattgcaatctcccttgtattGCAGATACTTTTGTGCTTCCAGTTGAGCAGGGCAAAACATACCTACTGAGAATAATCAATGCTGCACTGAATGATGAGCTCTTCTTTGATGTGGCAAGTCACCACCTCAAAGTGGTAGAGGTGGATGCAGTGTACACCAAACCATTTGAGACCAAATCTGTGGTGATTGCTCCAGGGCAAACTACAAACGTTTTGCTCCATGCAAACAAAAACCCAGACAGGTATTTCATGGCTGCTCGCCCATTCATGGATGCCCCTGTTCCTGTAGACAACAGAACAGCCACTGCAATCTTGCAATATATCAATGCACCCAATTCATCGTTTTCCTCCAACATGATTGTGATGCCCCAAATCCCAGCTCCAAATGATACCGCATTTGCCACCAACTTTAGCAAGTCTATCAGGAGCTTAAATTCTGCCGAATACCCTGCAAAAGTCCCACAGACAGTAGACCGCAATCTGTTGTTCACAGTAGGGCTTGCATTGGACTCATGCTCATCCTGCATAAATGGCACCCGTGTATCTGCTTCAATCAACAATGTAAGCTTTGTCATGCCCACCATTGCCCTTCTGCAAGCACATTATAATAACATCAATGGGGTTTTCACTAAAGATTTCCCAGATAACCCTCCCAGTCCTTTCAATTACACAGGCACACCGCCAAAGAATCTATTCACTTCCAAAGGAACAAGACTCACTCGTCTCTCATACAATTCAACAGTGCAGTTAATTCTTCAGGATACCAGCGTCCTGACTGTGGATAACCATCCAATTCATCTCCATGGCTTCAATTTCTTCATAGTGGGTTCAGGTTTCGGCAACTACAACCCAAATAAAAACCCAGCCAAATTCAATTTGGTAGACCCTCCAGAGCGTAATACAGTGGGAGTGCCAACAGGCGGGTGGACTGCCATTCGATTTACCGCTGACAATCCAGGTATAAATCACAttctttcattttcctcttatctcctttaaatttatatataattctGTATCTGATTGTTGAATTGATATGCACACAGGGGTTTGGTTCATGCATTGTCATCTGGAAGTGCACACAACTTGGGGATTGAAGATGGCATTCGTGGTGGAGAATGGAAGTGGGCCCGAACAATCCATATTGCCTCCCCCAAAAGATCTCCCCAAGTGCTAATGTTACAGCTATTGATTGGCTTTATGTTCAATGTTGTGTATGATACAAGTGTGAAGGACATGGTTTTTACAGAGTGTGAAATGGTTTTGTGCGTCATAACAGTCTTGCAATTCGCCACTTGGTCGAAATCGAGACCGGAAATGTGTGAAATAGGGTTTTTTAAAGTTTAACTTGATTGAATATACCTAATCAAGAAATGTTTAAATATGTAAAGGGCATATAAATGTTTTGTTCGATTCTTACAAAATACAAATTTCTTACCAAGGATTAGGTATTTTGGAACTAAGAGAAGATACATGTTAAGAAAATGTGGAATCGATttgttaatattaataaattagtatttttttttaatgtgttgattgttttgaaattttaataTACTCAGAGAAATTGTGGATCAAGTCTAAATGAGTCAATTTCATATGGTGTgttataaaaataatttataatgtCTCATTATGATATGAACAAATGCAATATTATTTGAATTGGTCTTGTATGATTTTTGTTCTATGATGATGCATTGGGACTCGCAATATTAAGAAATGTCTTAGGTGATCTATTTGATTGTGAGGGTCAAATTCTTCTTAGTCAACCCCCTTAATAGACTAGCTTATGGCCCTAAATGAATATTGAAGACATCACTTCCAAACACTCACGTATTCTAGATATAAATGTGTTGTAATTCCAATGTAGATATGTTCATTTTAAGATTTGAATTGAAATGTTCCTAGGGTGAATGCTT
This window harbors:
- the LOC131029487 gene encoding laccase-11, with the protein product MGRAVNSVLTTVTVFLVLLSISVWMVEGKTRHYKYDIQLKNVSRLCHSKPIVTVNGQFPGPTIYAREGDTVLINLTNHVKYNLSIHWHGIRQLRTGWADGPAYITQCPIQTGQSYTYNFTITGQRGTLFWHAHILWLRATVYGALVILPKLNVPYPFPKPDKEITLILGEWWNADVEAVINAALKSGGAPNVSDTHTINGKPGPLGTFTCPTKDTFVLPVEQGKTYLLRIINAALNDELFFDVASHHLKVVEVDAVYTKPFETKSVVIAPGQTTNVLLHANKNPDRYFMAARPFMDAPVPVDNRTATAILQYINAPNSSFSSNMIVMPQIPAPNDTAFATNFSKSIRSLNSAEYPAKVPQTVDRNLLFTVGLALDSCSSCINGTRVSASINNVSFVMPTIALLQAHYNNINGVFTKDFPDNPPSPFNYTGTPPKNLFTSKGTRLTRLSYNSTVQLILQDTSVLTVDNHPIHLHGFNFFIVGSGFGNYNPNKNPAKFNLVDPPERNTVGVPTGGWTAIRFTADNPGVWFMHCHLEVHTTWGLKMAFVVENGSGPEQSILPPPKDLPKC